Genomic segment of Panicum virgatum strain AP13 chromosome 2K, P.virgatum_v5, whole genome shotgun sequence:
gacgagttctgcagaaaacagaggcaccggtttaaccgatgcatgaAGCATCgatgcatccgatggtagttgGAAGATCCGATGCCCTAGCAAGGTGCAAGTCTGAGCGCCAAATGAAATGGCTACGAGAAGATCctgtaccaccggaagaaccgacgcccaaGCATCGGTATAACCGATGGTCCCAAAAAGTTGCTGCAGCCGTGTCAGAGGAGCTAACGCCTAGAATCATTCTGTGAgagaccggaagaaccgatgctctaGCACcgaaagttccgatgcctacgcagaaaactggccaacggcTCTAAACAGCTAGTTCAAgttggtggcatatatatacgcctcacctcggtcattttgagtttgctggagACTAGAGAGACCtcatacacattgaagaacacctccaagccaacccaagtgcatattgatcatatccttaggttttagcactagctttgtaagtgtgagtgctagattagctcttgagagagtgaacaagcaaggttgagatccttgtggctggttctagagtgaaccaaacttgtatctcggtgtgccggcctccttggagcattggtggctcgctggcacgtcaacgaccctccggcttggtgtggagcggcgtcgacaactttgtgcgggggacggagaccccttctttttgggcaatctcccttagtgaagattgagatcaaggtgaccgtgattgtgttcacggaagagacttgattgccgggaagtgatactcttcgtgagtgcttcaacaacatgaaTGTAGGgggtgcctttgtggcaatccgaaccacaggataaatcctcatgtcgagagtttgcttcctctcatccctcctctttaaacttccgcatttcatattgcaacttgtgtgcctttactttcttagtgtagtatcttgctaagattggctataggttgcaaaactctttttgggatgaggttttcacactagaagaaccatagttgcacatctagatagcttgatttagtttaagttttgtgcaaactaattgGAGCCATAAATTAAGATTttaagagtgcctaattcaacccctccccctcttaggctagagcacccgatcactatcATAGTGTCATTTATCCTGACACAGACAGAGCCGTCTCTGGTTGATCCAAGTCACCCACTTCTTTGAGAAATTTCTAGACCTTAGAACTTCCTCAAGGAAGCTCCAGTTCACTCTATCGTAAGCCTTTTCATAGTCTATCTTTAAAATAATTCCTGACTTTTTTTTCTGAGCAATCTCATGAATAATTTCATGTGCAGCCACAATACTTTCCAAGATATATCTGTCTTTAATGAAGACAGATTGATTGTGGGTAATCAGTATATCACATATTTTGATTAGTCTATTATTCAAAGCTttgcttaaaattttaaaactacAATTAATAAGGGTATAGGCCTGAATTTCCTTAGGTTTGTGGCATCAGCCTCTTTGGGAATAAGAGTGAGCATAACATAGTTAAGTCTATTTATGTCCAGCTAGTTTCTCTCAAAAGTCCTCACCAAATCCATGAAGTCTGGTTTGATGAGGTCCTAGAATTTCTgataaaagagaaaaggaaagccATCGTATTATCTCTCTTGACTACCCCATATTCACAACCTCTCACATCCGTTGCTTTTTTTTTACCGAAACGCCGAGCTTTGGGTAGGAAATGCGGAAGGGAATCCCCCCGCAGACTAGTACAAATCAACACGCAGATCACCTCTTGGCCTGTCACCAAACTACCAAAGGCTCCAAACCAATCCCGCGATCCAGATCAGAGAGCAAGGGCGGTGAAGCGAGCGAGAAGCAACTCAGCGTGGTCGTCGTCGTAGCACCGTAAcaagcagcaggcagcagagCGATGGCATCGGCGGGTTCCGGCGATGAGACGGTGCCCACGGCTACAGCAACGGCCACGATCACGCTCATCAGCTCGGACGGCGAGCACTTCGCGGTGCCGGAGACGGCGGCGAACCTGTCGGAGACCATCCACCACATGATCGAGGACGGCTGCACCGACGGCGGCGTCCCGCTCCCCAAAATCGCCGGCGGGGTCCTCGCCAAGGTCCTCGAGTACTGCAACAAGCATACCGCCGCGTCGGAcaaggaggaggtggagaggtTCGACAAGGCATTCATCGAGGCGGTCGACCAGGGCATGCTGTTAGACATGGTGCTGGCCGCCAACTACCTCAACGTCAAGGGGTTGCTGGACCTCACCTGCCAGACGATTGCTGACATGATCCAGAACAAGTCGGTGGAGGAGATCAGGCGGATGTTCAACATCAAGaatgaggaacgagagtactctatcctgcctgtgatgagtgaattgtcaaccgtgcggtgtgatcgtgcgcttggtctttggattgcaggtacacgggcatgAAGTGTCGCCGGTGAGTtaccgtggaggagctcgggccggccgGCAGTTGTGGCGTCCACTACTAGATCAAGGGCGCAAGcgacgacggaaggcgggtttcttggtttgcgccacaaaaccaaggaggcggacggcggttgaagacaccaagtcgtggaggcactggcgtcggtctcgggactgacggaggcgacggacatcgacggcgtctagggcctcactgcgggcgaggaggtgacgggcgtcgggcggcgtctaggaccgtcaggaggccgaggcaggaacggcgtctagggccacggcgtggaggcgggaatcttcccgcgcgtgatgttttggcggttttctcaaaaccggccacctacccggttttcacggaccctccaaaaccgtggactggtacttcgtcgacgtggcggcatcgcagcaaagacttcgagtcgaagaaagaaactccgccgtcgattgagtctgtacagcgggctactgcagacccgaccgatctgaccggtcccatggaccggtttgaccggtctggccgcagcagctgggtataaatacccccaccagcccgtggctggttgagtctcttgagtctttttgtattctcttcgtttttctttttccctgcccctgctccaggttagggccaaggactccaacgcaaagagGGTTGGGGTTTAGCTAATCTCTCAATTTTAGTGGgtaggatgatgggcggatggctctagctttgtataggtgaattcctctgaaatttatgaatgaaatcttgttgagatcatctatgtgtgctgagtattcgtcttccccttcctctcttgcgtttcgggtttgatttctcctcttttgggaTGTTTCGTGTTTAGAGAAATCGAGCCATTGGATTCGTGTTTCGCCgaactctttgtgacgattcctatgcatctagcctagtgccaaaccccctggaatcgtgagttctcacgaattggaatttttgtgttcttgagaaaaccccaatccactttgatcttcccccaaattctcaagattcttttatcttttgggagagatctcttggggatatgttcacgggataggtgtgaaggtatcctccaagtttcgttggatttagactttgtttgctcgagatttgccatttggagctttggttgcgggctgtctgggagcgaccggtctgaccggtctgtgtaaccggtctgaccggtctggaaatTCAAATTCCAGCCTGACTGGTCTGTgctagcggtcagaccggtctgactcagtATAGCTGCTGTTTGGGGAGTTTTTCTGCATTGCTTCCGTTTCTCAACCTAGGGGTTTTTGCTTAGAGATAGCTAGTTCATAGCTACTCTCTCACCCTAGGTTtgagggcttgtggtgattttcgggatataggccgacagatcgatttcgagagaaattttgatcggctcccattcacacctccctctggtcgccagtttcggtccctcaaagaACGACTTGAcaccggaggaggaggcggagatcCGCAGGGAGAATCAGTGGGCCTTCGACGATTAAATTTAGAGGCCGCATGATCTGGATGCGCGCGCGACCTTTTGCTATCTACTATGCTAAATTCATTGAGACCTCAAGTTCATTCCGTTTAGTCTATCAGATTGCTTCTCTAAAATAGTTATTATAATTGCTTGCTTCTTAATGTATAAGATCTAGTGAGGGATTAATATTAGTCGTAATTCAGTTACCCTGCTTTGTTCTCCTGTCTGTTGTTGTGTTCTCCGATCTGTTGCACTCAGCCCAATTCAACTTCTGCATCCCATGACAGCCTTTTTCCTCCTCTCGCGCtgcgccttcttcctcctctgttcatcttcctccgcTCGCCGCTGGGACTGGGTTAGAGGCgaaggtggccggcggcgcggggggagAAGGTGGCATCCTCGCTCATGGGGCGCTCCGCTAGTGAGCCAGTTCGTGCGCTTCAGCCATCCGAAGTGATAGGTAACCGCGGCCGTAGAAATGCATTCATTCTTCTCCGTTTCTTCCCCGGTGACCTCCTGTGGTGACGCAGGGGTGACTTCATCAGAGGaaaatgaattttttttcttttcagctAGCGGTAAAACTGAATCGCTACATCAGTGTCGTCTCCAACGCCAACCATACGGACTCTGCAATTCTGGGTTTCTCCATGAAGTTGGGCCAAGGGCACCGTGTTTGGGCTGTTAAATGTTCGGGCTGCGGCAAACTGAGATGATGATGATAGCTCAGTTGTTGCTGGACCATGTCGGGGTGTGGCTGGGCTGGATCGGGCCGAGACGGGGCGGCACGAAAACCGATGCGAACTTGAACTAGAGTTCTAATTCAATTCCCACACAACAAACAGCACACGATAATTCCTTAAAAAACAGCACACGATAATTTGAAAATGGTCTAAATTCTAAAAGCAGTGACATTAATTTTGTTACAATTCACACTTAGGAAACGCATCTGATCTCCGCCTGTTGACTTGCGGAAGGAAGAAGGCAACTCCCGGGCACGATTATGTGTCGCTGAAGGTGACAGTTCGGTAAACTGTCACCTGAAGCGGATGATTTtattgggccggcccatttaaTTGTTTGATTGTTGCGGTACTATCTAAATAGGAGAGAGATTGTTTGTTTGCAcgcagaaaaagaaaacaaaggaCCGGCccatttaattgtttgagtgttgCGGTGTCATCTAAATTAGAAAAGAGATtgtttgcatgcatgcagaaaAAGACAACAAagaattcaaaattaaaaataatataagtATTCAATCAGTATCCAAATTAAACCAAATTAAATTTAAGTCGCGCCATTATTTTTCTTataacaagatcttcaaaataatGCTTGGATGATATTTTCAAAAATCATTTCCtataataataaataattaatttcggATACTGGGAATAAATAAtttaacaacacgaacaaataattatttctatgaacaaaaaattaaacataacgaacaaataataatgtacaacgaATAAAATATTACACACagcgaacatttgattgtataagataaataatgaaaatcatatcacgaacaaatgagtcaatgttacggaacaatttaatttacaaaatgaacaaataatttgacaTTGCGAACAAATTATTTAGACGCATATTACATAGAGATAAATATATCTACACTGTAAAGAATTATTTTTTAAGCATCACGAGCTAAACAAAGTAGCATATGCAAAGCTAAATCACTTCAAACACCAATTTATGAATCTACAAGACAAATAAATTAGTATAAACTGAGTATGACTGGCTTTTAAATGTAAACAAATAGTTTTATACTATAATTTATCATTCTTCACAATCTGTATAAAGAAAcagagaaaataaaaatagaatAGAGGAAGATAAATTTATAACTAGAACCGTGCATATATGATCTAAGAAGAAGTAAGTATAACGGCtaggaaaaaaggaaaatagaaaaaaaaactatcgtAACACAGGGAAGGAAAGAATgtacacaagaaaaaaaaatcatgtcaacaaagagaagaagaaaaaaacaaaggaTGGAAAGGTAAAAAGAAGAGAAGCTCCTTACGGGgaagaagaaataaaaatagaaaaatataaatatatgtgAGACAATATAGCTATAGCCTAGCTAGTGGCTACATACGTAATAGGGCATATTCTACAACTGACAGCAATAGTAAAAATATATTCACTTACACCTTCACATGTGACACGTCTCTCCATGCAGCTACCTTAGACAACCTCACATGCAATAGATACGGTCTATTAATTCCCAACTGACCTGTTGGGCTAATTTACTGCTACGGCCCATATAAGCTTGTCTTCAGGCGATGGGGTGAGGgagtaaaaatattttttacagaaatatattttgggTTTCACAATTTatagttttatacccctaccgcccggcagggggcctaccACCCGTCTGCGGGGCGGCCGACCCCTGCCGCCCACCTGCCGGGCGATAGGGACCTATATATAATTAAAATTTAAGTTTTATCGCATGGagacccctaccgcccggtggaggggcggcaggcaggcCGACCGCCTAgcaagggggcggcaggctccacccccaatataaaagatgacgtccccccccccccccaacacctgcatttgcagcaaacaacatccatagagggaCAAAATGAGAGACgtgggggtgagggagggagttgcaacagcgaagccctgccggattttagatccgaaccgcaggtaaccaatatttctcaactttgtcattctaaattttttgtattttaaattcTGTGATTAGTGTTTTTTATAATTGTAACCggttagggttcggattagtggttataattgaaggagtaccatggttttagaaactggtttaattaaaattaagtctttgaatggccagatatgtcgagcaaggtggcgtttcaagttcattacggtgatttctatagaattactcgtgattcctatggagtaaatctatcagcattggaacgaagacagtgcagtctagataaacccctagagaggagttttggttccatacgcaaatggctttATGGtaagttcaatgtgaatccaaatactcatttgcttacggttcatactgtgacttcctgggaaacaaatgggggatttctgggagttgacgcttataagtagtacggaagaatggaAACATTACATGCACGTAGCTCTTCAAAGAGGGTGGTCTCttgcaatggtaattcagattcaccagaaggtcggtgatttaggtgaaggatcaacacacacaacatatgACTGGAATGAAgagttggaagaggataaagaagaagagaacgtacaagctccagaaccagaacaagaaccacaaggtttagtAGATAaaggcgagcggatacctagaattgtggaggacatggagaaagaagaccaggatgcacaaataatggagcaatgtggggactcatcggacgatgaggacgatgagcgcttcccagtgctaggtgaatggcatGAA
This window contains:
- the LOC120690938 gene encoding SKP1-like protein 1B, which gives rise to MIEDGCTDGGVPLPKIAGGVLAKVLEYCNKHTAASDKEEVERFDKAFIEAVDQGMLLDMVLAANYLNVKGLLDLTCQTIADMIQNKSVEEIRRIFGPSKNDLTPEEEAEIRRENQWAFDD